The Bernardetia litoralis DSM 6794 genome includes a window with the following:
- a CDS encoding ABC transporter ATP-binding protein, which yields MAKGDGTQRRKAKAEKLTIKDQAKALNYLPRFFKLIWKTSPKLAFTTLILRIFKAIIPLITLYIGKLIIDEIVGLINSETAFELISENTKHLWILVGIELGLTVFSEILSRIITLTDNLLGDLVANYTSVQLISHASKLDLEQFEDATFYDKLERARQQTSGRVILMSQVLSQGQDIITLITLAIGLVAFNGWLILILILALVPAFLGETHFNERAYSLSLNWTPQRRELDYLRYIGASDFSAKELKVFGLSDFLANRFKFLSDNYYNENKSLTQKRAFWGSIFSVIGTASYYGAYVLIVSQTILKVISLGDLTFLAGSFERLRSMLQQIMGRFSSIAQSALYLKDLFEFLELEPLIPVTKTQREVPNPIKEGFVFENVGFKYQNQERYAIKNLSFTLHKGEKLALVGENGAGKTTLVKLLARLYDPTEGRILLDGYDLKEYNPTQLRNLIGVIFQDFVKFELTVSENIAVGSINERENLPLITDAATKSLANTVIEKLPEKYSQMLGRKFTGGVSLSGGEWQKVALGRAYMRDAQLYILDEPTAALDARAEHEVFERFAELIERKTAVLISHRFSTVRMADRILVLQNGGVLEIGSHDELLAKNGKYAELFNLQAEGYK from the coding sequence ATGGCAAAAGGAGACGGTACTCAAAGACGAAAAGCAAAAGCAGAAAAACTAACTATAAAAGACCAAGCAAAAGCACTTAATTATTTACCTCGTTTTTTCAAATTAATCTGGAAAACAAGCCCAAAACTTGCTTTTACCACACTTATTCTTAGGATTTTTAAAGCAATTATTCCACTTATTACGCTTTATATTGGAAAACTGATTATTGATGAGATTGTAGGGTTGATAAACTCTGAAACTGCTTTTGAGCTTATTTCTGAAAACACAAAACACCTTTGGATTTTGGTAGGAATAGAATTAGGATTAACCGTTTTTTCTGAAATTTTGAGCCGAATAATTACACTTACAGATAATCTGTTGGGCGATTTGGTGGCTAATTATACTTCTGTACAACTTATTAGCCACGCTTCAAAACTAGATTTAGAACAATTTGAAGATGCTACTTTTTACGATAAATTAGAACGAGCTAGGCAACAAACTTCTGGGCGTGTAATTTTGATGTCACAGGTTTTATCTCAAGGACAAGATATTATTACGCTTATTACATTGGCTATTGGTTTGGTAGCTTTCAATGGCTGGCTTATTTTAATCTTAATTTTGGCTTTAGTTCCTGCTTTTTTGGGAGAAACACACTTCAACGAACGTGCTTATTCGCTGTCTTTAAACTGGACTCCTCAACGAAGAGAATTAGATTATTTACGTTATATTGGTGCAAGTGATTTTTCAGCAAAGGAACTCAAAGTTTTTGGTTTATCTGATTTTTTGGCTAATCGTTTTAAATTTTTATCAGATAATTATTACAATGAAAATAAATCATTGACACAAAAAAGAGCCTTTTGGGGAAGTATTTTTTCAGTTATCGGAACAGCTTCTTATTATGGTGCTTATGTACTTATTGTTTCTCAAACCATTCTAAAAGTAATTTCACTTGGTGATTTGACTTTCTTGGCTGGCTCATTTGAAAGGCTTCGTTCTATGTTGCAACAAATAATGGGACGTTTTTCTAGTATTGCTCAAAGTGCGCTTTACCTCAAAGATTTATTTGAATTTTTAGAATTAGAGCCTCTTATTCCTGTTACAAAAACTCAACGAGAAGTTCCAAATCCTATAAAAGAAGGTTTTGTTTTTGAAAATGTAGGTTTCAAATATCAAAATCAAGAGCGTTATGCCATCAAAAATCTTTCTTTTACGCTTCACAAAGGAGAAAAACTAGCTTTAGTAGGAGAAAATGGAGCAGGAAAAACAACTCTTGTAAAACTTTTAGCACGACTTTATGACCCAACAGAAGGCAGGATTTTGTTAGATGGCTATGATTTGAAAGAATACAATCCCACGCAATTACGAAACTTAATAGGTGTAATTTTTCAAGATTTTGTAAAATTTGAATTGACTGTTTCTGAAAATATTGCTGTTGGAAGTATCAACGAACGAGAAAATTTGCCACTCATTACAGATGCAGCCACCAAAAGTTTGGCAAATACTGTAATAGAAAAATTACCTGAAAAATATAGCCAAATGCTAGGTAGAAAATTTACGGGTGGAGTTTCTCTCTCTGGTGGAGAATGGCAAAAAGTGGCTCTAGGACGTGCCTATATGAGAGATGCACAACTTTATATTTTGGATGAACCAACAGCAGCACTAGACGCAAGAGCAGAACATGAGGTTTTTGAGCGTTTTGCAGAACTTATCGAAAGAAAAACGGCTGTCTTGATTTCACATCGTTTTTCGACGGTAAGAATGGCTGATAGAATTTTGGTTTTACAAAATGGTGGTGTTTTAGAAATTGGCTCACATGATGAACTTTTAGCAAAAAATGGAAAATATGCCGAACTCTTCAATTTGCAAGCTGAAGGATACAAATAA